In the Loxodonta africana isolate mLoxAfr1 chromosome 1, mLoxAfr1.hap2, whole genome shotgun sequence genome, one interval contains:
- the LOC135232781 gene encoding olfactory receptor 2W1-like: protein MINESCFNGFILLGFTGHPRLEMIISGVVFFFYTIALMGNMAIILLSFLDDHLQTPTYFFLRNLAALDLCYSTNIVPQMLVNIWGKDKRITFGGCAFQLFNDVTLCIVECILLAVMSYDRFNAVCKPLHYMTIMNSQLCHGLVAMAWLVSFTGCMILSPYAMSLPRCGNHNLDHFFCEISAMVKTACVDTTAIEVTTFVVCLLMVLVPLLLILVSYGFIAVTVLKIQSATGRQKAFGTCSSHLIVVSIFYGTLIYMYIQPGNSPNQDEGKLLSIFYSIVTPSLNPLIYTLRNKEFKGAMKRLIGKEKHFMDTTGHCFFQQFPM from the coding sequence atgatcaATGAGAGCTGCTTCAATGGATTTATACTTCTTGGATTCACAGGGCACCCTCGACTGGAGATGATCATCTCTGGGGTTGTCTTTTTCTTCTACACCATTGCCTTGATGGGAAATATGGCCATCATCCTGCTGTCTTTCCTGGATGACCATCTCCAAACTCCCACGTATTTCTTCCTTAGAAATTTGGCAGCCTTAGATCTCTGTTACAGCACAAATATAGTCCCACAGATGTTGGTCAATATCTGGGGTAAAGACAAGAGAATAACCTTTGGTGGTTGTGCCTTTCAACTTTTCAACGATGTCACACTCTGCATCGTTGAATGTATCCTTCTAGCTGTAATGTCTTATGACAGGTTCAACGCTGTCTGCAAGCCTCTGCACTACATGACCATAATGAACTCACAGCTCTGCCATGGCTTGGTGGCCATGGCCTGGTTAGTTAGTTTTACTGGTTGCATGATCCTTTCCCCCTATGCCATGAGTCTTCCTCGATGTGGAAACCACAACCTAGACCACTTTTTTTGTGAAATATCTGCCATGGTGAAGACTGCATGTGTGGATACCACAGCCATAGAGGTAACCACATTTGTTGTATGCCTTCTTATGGTTCTTGTTCCTCTTCTTCTCATTCTGGTCTCGTATGGCTTCATTGCTGTAACCGTACTCAAGATCCAATCTGCAACAGGGAGACAAAAAGCATTTGGGACTTGTTCCTCCCATCTCATTGTGGTATCCATCTTCTATGGGACTCTAATCTACATGTACATACAACCAGGAAACAGTCCAAATCAGGATGAGGGCAAACTTCTCAGTATCTTTTATTCCATTGTTACCCCCAGCTTGAACCCATTGATCTACACACTAAGGAATAAAGAGTTCAAGGGGGCCATGAAAAGGCtgattggaaaagaaaaacatttcatgGACACAACAGGACACTGTTTTTTCCAGCAATTTCCAATGTGA